DNA from Halobaculum sp. XH14:
GGACTGTTTCGACGTCCTCCTCGTCGATCGACCCGTTCTGTAGTTCGTCCGCGAATTCCCAGGGATACGCGACGTGTTCGTTCAACCGGCGAATCTCCGAGAACGAGAGTCGTCTTCCGAGATGTTTTTCCTGCAGTTCCGGACGGGGCTTGTACGGCCTGTGGGTGTCCATGAAGTTCATGAACACGAAGAACGGGGAGTCGCCGTGTCGATCCAGCACGGTCCGCAACCGACGAGTGTTTCGTTCGGGCGAGTAACAGTACCCGCTATCGGGCGAAACGATCGGATGGGGGATGCGCTGAACGACGTCGAACTCGGTAGCGACCTCGCCGATACCGACCGAGAGGAGGTTCGCGGCGCTCCGGAACGGGCGTCGATGGTCGGCGATCGCTTTGAGCGTGTCGACCAGAACGTCAACCCTGGAGTTGTCGGCGGAGTCGAGCTGTCGTTGGGCGAACCCGGAGACGTCCATCCCGTCGGCGTACAACTCCCGACCACCCGTGTAGTAGAACTCGTCGAAACCCTCATGGAACCCCGTGCGCTGGCTCGCGAAGCCGTTCGCCGAGATTCCGTACGTGCTGAATCCGCGTTCTGAAAGCTCGACGGCGAGCCTGGCGTCGATCGTTCCATCTAGTCGATGACAGCCGTGCTCGTGGGGATACTGGCCGGTGAACAGGGACGCGTGGGACGGCAACGACCAGGGACTCGGCGCGATCGCCCGTTCGAACCAGACGTTCTCGGACGCGAGTTCGCGGAGTTCGGACGCGTGTTCGCGGGCGTAGTCGAACCGGCACGCGTCCAGGGTAACCAGAACGATGTTAGGTGGAGATTCGCTGCTGGAGTTCACGCACCGGAGAGTGCAGACGAGAAGACTATGAACCCTTCGCTCCCGCCCTCGAGAGCCGGCGTGGAGGAACTCGGAGGGCGCTCACTTGTACCCCAGATCCTCCAGTCGCTGCTGGGTTTCGTCGTCGATCGCCACCTCCGCGACCGACCTGTCAGTTTCTTCCAGGGTCCGCTTGTGGGCCAGCACGGCGTCCCGGAACTCGCTCGCCCGCCCCGGAACCGCCTCGACGACGTTTTCTCGTTCTTCAGGGTCCTCGACGAGATCGTACAGCTCCTCCTCGGGCTTTGCGTCCGCCCGTTTGTGGTCCCCACCCCGGATGTACTTCCAGGAGTCGGTTCGGTACGCACAGCGGAACTCCTCGTCCGCGAGGGTCCCCGATTCGGCGATCACCGCGTCCTTGTTCCAGTCGCCGTGCTCCACCAACGAAACCAGGCTGTCACCGACGAACGTCTCGGGAACGTCCACGCCGGCGTAGTCGAGGAGGGTCGGTGCGAGATCCAGCAAGCTCACGAGTTCGTCGTATCGACCGCTTCCGTCCGCGTCGATCACCAGCGGAACGTGAAGGAGTTCGTCGTAGAACGTGTCGTAGTGTGCGAACCCGTGGTGATCGTTGAACTCGTCGCCGTGGTCGGAGGTGATGGCGACGACCGTCTCCCCCGACAGGGAAGCCCTCGTCTCCCGGATGAGCCTGTCCATCTGCTCGTCGAAGAACCTGACCTCCCCGTCGTAGATGTCCAGGATCGTCTGCAGTTCCCCGTCCGTGATCTCGTCGGGGGCCTCGAGCATTTTCCGGCGGAGTTTCACCGACTCA
Protein-coding regions in this window:
- a CDS encoding sulfatase-like hydrolase/transferase; its protein translation is MNSSSESPPNIVLVTLDACRFDYAREHASELRELASENVWFERAIAPSPWSLPSHASLFTGQYPHEHGCHRLDGTIDARLAVELSERGFSTYGISANGFASQRTGFHEGFDEFYYTGGRELYADGMDVSGFAQRQLDSADNSRVDVLVDTLKAIADHRRPFRSAANLLSVGIGEVATEFDVVQRIPHPIVSPDSGYCYSPERNTRRLRTVLDRHGDSPFFVFMNFMDTHRPYKPRPELQEKHLGRRLSFSEIRRLNEHVAYPWEFADELQNGSIDEEDVETVRGLYAGEVETADEQLKRVRDSLDEAGVLEDTLVVVTSDHGENLGETDERGWRRMGHEASVSDAVLHVPLLLAHPSLEQRTVSEPVSLKDLYHLFLTGTSELIGTGGSVIPGLLPFEGVTESHYPATGGQKFYERHPDVAEETIDHRVAEHSVVTYDASWKVIAESTGARWAGTAREERPYADAPDLLTETAEQHLSELRDRDGDGPMSEEDVSRLEALGYL
- a CDS encoding sulfatase; translated protein: MKNVLLVTVDSLRADHVGYHGYDRDTTPNLDRRAESAHVFSNAFSNGCSTRRSFPSILSSTYPLMHGGFERITEDRTLISEALAEQGYETGGFQSNPFLLAEFGYGRGYDHYFGSNAEASSTSKLRQFVKQSFDEDGAAFQLLKSAFDFSERALGYNPGESSVPADVKTDKALEWVSDVSEPAFLWVHYMDVHHPYHPPAEHQLEFRDSVVSKRESVKLRRKMLEAPDEITDGELQTILDIYDGEVRFFDEQMDRLIRETRASLSGETVVAITSDHGDEFNDHHGFAHYDTFYDELLHVPLVIDADGSGRYDELVSLLDLAPTLLDYAGVDVPETFVGDSLVSLVEHGDWNKDAVIAESGTLADEEFRCAYRTDSWKYIRGGDHKRADAKPEEELYDLVEDPEERENVVEAVPGRASEFRDAVLAHKRTLEETDRSVAEVAIDDETQQRLEDLGYK